One window from the genome of Oryza glaberrima chromosome 3, OglaRS2, whole genome shotgun sequence encodes:
- the LOC127766437 gene encoding uncharacterized protein LOC127766437 yields HSAAVAARRAARQAAVAACRAARAVCYLDDYDPSDDGHKPGAFLTNFDESADDFTDKDFESDEAIWAMYERWCKAYDKKRDLAEMTHRFKIFKKNAEALHRSNEGASKYEKIYCGPYCDAFDEQEKAEALLKFRHFPRVCEYVESFKIDFPKSREIDSPNQSP; encoded by the exons cactcgGCGGCCGTCGCAGCACGTCGCGCAGCACGccaagccgccgtcgccgcatgTCGCGCCGCACGCGCGGTATGTTACCTCGACGACTACGATCCATCAG ATGATGGTCATAAGCCAGGTGCCTTTTTGACGAATTTTGATGAGTCTGCTGACGATTTTACGGACAAGGATTTTGAGTCTGATGAAGCCATATGGGCCATGTATGAGCGCTGGTGCAAGGCTTACGATAAGAAGCGTGACCTTGCTGAGATGACTCACCGGTTCAAGATATTCAAGAAAAATGCAGAGGCTCTTCACAGATCCAACGAGGGTGCTTCAAaatatgagaaaatatattgtGGCCCATACTGCGATGCGTTCGATGAGCAAGAGAAGGCTGAAGCTCTGCTTAAGTTTCGCCATTTTCCCAGGGTTTGCGAATATGTAGAGTCGTTTAAGATCGACTTCCCAAAGTCGCGGGAGATTGACTCCCCAAATCAATCCCCATGA
- the LOC127769054 gene encoding uncharacterized protein LOC127769054, with amino-acid sequence MSTAALVARLARDVSAARDAARLAAAAASRAARSSAVASSSPCARSAAVVVARRAARSAAAAASRAARAVSRIPSYNLDDYSDYEPTPAPPSPLPSYGPEPADDETDKDFETDLVDSVTDKDFESDEAIWAFYERWCKAYDKERDHAEMAHRFKIFKETAELVHRSNKDAPEEEKLCFGPYCDGFDEQQRAEFLLKFGHFHGIHEFVEQWKIDFPKPRKIDSPNQSP; translated from the exons ATGTCAacggcggcgctggtggcgcGGCTCGCCCGCGACGTATCGGCCGCGCGAGACGCCGCCCGcttggccgcggccgccgcatcccgcgccgcgcgctcctcGGCGGTCGCGTCGTCCAGTCCTTGCGCACGCTCGGCGGCCGTCGTCGTAGCACGTCGCGCGGCAcgctcagccgccgccgccgcatctcgcgccgcgcgcgcggtgtCACGCATCCCGTCTTATAACCTCGACGACTACAGCGACTACGAGCCAACTCCTGCTCCTCCCAGCCCATTGCCATCAT ATGGTCCTGAGCCAGCTGACGATGAGACGGACAAGGATTTTGAGACTGATCTAGTTGACAGTGTGACGGACAAGGATTTTGAATCTGATGAAGCCATTTGGGCCTTCTATGAGCGCTGGTGCAAGGCTTACGATAAGGAGCGTGACCATGCTGAGATGGCTCACCGGTTCAAGATATTCAAGGAAACTGCAGAACTTGTTCATAGATCCAACAAGGATGCTCCAGAAGAAGAGAAACTATGTTTTGGCCCATACTGCGATGGGTTCGATGAGCAACAGAGGGCTGAATTTCTGCTTAAGTTTGGCCATTTTCACGGGATTCACGAATTTGTAGAGCAGTGGAAGATCGACTTCCCAAAGCCGCGGAAGATTGACTCCCCAAATCAATCCCCATGA